One window from the genome of Oryza glaberrima chromosome 3, OglaRS2, whole genome shotgun sequence encodes:
- the LOC127767108 gene encoding serine/threonine protein kinase OSK3, with product MDGNAKGGGHSEALKNYNLGRTLGIGSFGKVKIAEHKLTGHRVAIKILNRRQMRNMEMEEKAKREIKILRLFIHPHIIRLYEVIYTPTDIYVVMEYCKFGELFDYIVEKGRLQEDEARRIFQQIISGVEYCHRNMVVHRDLKPENLLLDSKYNVKLADFGLSNVMHDGHFLKTSCGSPNYAAPEVISGKLYAGPEVDVWSCGVILYALLCGTLPFDDENIPNLFKKIKGGIYTLPSHLSALARDLIPRMLVVDPMKRITIREIREHQWFQIRLPRYLAVPPPDTAQQAKMIDEDTLQDVVNLGYGKDHVCESLRNRLQNEATVAYYLLLDNRFRATSGYLGADYQESLERNFNRFASSESASSNTRHYLPGSSDPHASGLRPHYPVERKWALGLQSRAQPREIMIEVLKALQDLNVSWKKNGQYNMKCRWSVGTQATDMLDVNNSFVDDSIIMDNGDVNGRLPAVIKFEIQLYKTRDEKYLLDMQRVTGPQLLFLDFCADFLTKLRVL from the exons ATGGATGGAAATGCTAAAGGCGGTGGGCATTCTGAGGCACTGAAGAACTACAATCTTGGAAGAACTTTAGGTATTGGCTCATTTGGAAAAGTGAAGATTGCAGAGCATAAGCTTACAGGACACAGAGTTGCTATAAAGATCCTGAACCGCCGCCAAATGAGAAATATGGAAATGGAGGAGAAAG CAAAGAGAGAAATCAAGATACTGAGATTGTTCATTCATCCCCATATCATTCGCCTTTATGAGGTTATATACACTCCTACGGATATATATGTTGTGATGGAGTACTGCAAGTTTGGAGAACTGTTTGATTACATTGTTGAGAAAGGCAGGTTGCAGGAAGATGAGGCTCGCCGAATCTTCCAGCAG ATTATATCTGGGGTTGAATACTGCCACAGAAACATGGTGGTTCATCGTGATCTGAAGCCAGAAAACTTGCTACTGGATTCAAAGTATAATGTAAAGCTTGCTGACTTTGGTTTGAGTAACGTCATGCATGATGGCCATTTTTTGAAGACAAGCTGTGGGAGTCCAAACTATGCTGCTccagag GTGATCTCTGGTAAATTATATGCTGGACCTGAGGTTGATGTATGGAGCTGTGGAGTGATCCTTTATGCTCTCCTTTGTGGTACTCTTCCATTTGATGATGAGAATATCCCCAACCTATTCAAAAAGATAAAG GGTGGTATATATACTCTCCCAAGTCATTTATCTGCTCTGGCCAGAGATTTGATCCCAAGGATGCTTGTTGTTGATCCAATGAAGAGAATCACAATTCGTGAAATTCGAGAGCATCAGTGGTTTCAGATTCGCCTTCCTCGTTACTTAGCAGTGCCTCCACCAGACACAGCACAGCAAGCCAAAATG ATTGATGAAGATACCCTTCAAGATGTCGTAAACTTGGGTTATGGAAAGGACCATGTGTGTGAATCTCTGCGCAATAGACTGCAGAATGAG GCAACTGTTGCATATTATTTACTCTTGGACAATCGATTCCGAGCTACCAGTGGCTATTTGGGAGCAGACTATCAAGAATCGTTG GAGAGGAATTTTAATCGCTTTGCTTCATCGGAATCAGCAAGTTCAAATACAAGGCATTATCTTCCAGGAAGCAGTGATCCTCATGCCAGTGGTTTGCGCCCACATTATCCTGTTGAAAGAAAATGGGCTCTTGGACTTCAG TCACGAGCTCAACCTCGCGAGATAATGATTGAGGTCCTAAAGGCACTTCAAGACTTAAATGTCTCCTGGAAGAAGAATGGACAGTACAACATGAAATGCAGATGGAGCGTTGGGACTCAGGCCACTGATATGTTAGATGTTAACAACAGCTTTGTTGATGACTCAATCATAATGGATAACGGTGATGTAAATGGGAGGCTACCTGCTGTGATCAAGTTTGAAATCCAG CTTTACAAGACCAGAGACGAGAAGTATCTGCTGGATATGCAGAGAGTTACGGGGCCTCAGCTCCTTTTCCTGGACTTCTGTGCAGACTTCCTTACCAAGCTGAGGGTTCTATAG
- the LOC127764987 gene encoding uncharacterized protein LOC127764987, with translation MAKEFPVPPVVFTPSTPTHRRHPPPGTGPSPPPAFAPPRPSTSSGANPLPFMSFDVGNAATSSSPPLFAGPIGVGGSGASFEDEPPLLEELGINTRQIWRKTLSILHPLRSADPSLHADADLSGPFLFLLSFGLFQLLAGKFHFGIVLGWVTVASLFLYFVFSMLSGGRRGDLDLYRCVSLVGYCMLPMVIFSAISLFLPRGGGLIFGVGMGFVLWSTRVCTRLLAELASSGDEHRGLIAYACWLVYMLFSLLVVF, from the coding sequence atggcgaaggAGTTCCCCGTGCCGCCGGTGGTCTTCACTCCCTCCACCCCTacccaccgccgccatcctcccccAGGGACcggcccctccccgccgccggccttcgCGCCTCCCCGCCCCTCCACCTCATCCGGCGCGAACCCTCTCCCCTTCATGTCCTTCGACGTCGGCAAcgcggccacctcctcctcgccgccgctgttcGCCGGGCCGATCGGCGTCGGCGGCTCCGGGGCCTCCTTCGAGGacgagccgccgctcctcgaGGAGCTCGGCATCAACAcgcgccagatctggcggaagACGCTCTCCATCCTCCACCCGCTCCGCTCCGCCGATCCCTCcctccacgccgacgccgacctctcGGGCccgttcctcttcctcctctccttcggCCTCTTCCAGCTGCTCGCCGGCAAGTTCCACTTCGGGATCGTCCTCGGGTGGGTCACCGTCGCTTCCCTCTTCCTCTACTTCGTCTTCTCCATGCTCTCGGGCGGACGCCGCGGCGATCTCGACCTCTACAGATGCGTCAGTCTCGTCGGATACTGCATGCTCCCCATGGTCATCTTCTCCGCGATCTCCCTCTTCCTGCCTCGGGGTGGCGGCCTCATATTTGGGGTGGGCATGGGGTTCGTGCTGTGGTCCACCAGGGTGTGCACCAGGTTGCTCGCTGAGCTTGCATCAAGCGGTGACGAGCATAGGGGGCTCATCGCCTACGCGTGCTGGCTTGTCTACATGCTCTTCTCGCTGCTCGTCGTCTTCTGA